The Polycladomyces zharkentensis DNA window GGGAGTTGGACTCGCTTCGGTAGACAAAGGTGTTCCCGCAAGGCTCACGGTACACATCAAAACCACTGCGATCGACCATTTCTTCAATTTCATGAATAAACCTCCATGTGGATGAAATGCATCTCTCAAGTAAATGCCTTTCTCCTTCAGTTAATTTCAGGCCATCTCCTTAACACCCAAAAAATTCCTTTACTCGCACCATATCACTTATTTATACATATTTCAATCATATCCGATAATTTTTATCAGGATAAATCCATGCAGCAATTGAATAAACATCAGGCATCAGGACCGAAACCCATTCACAAAGTCTGTCGTCAGCCAGACAAGCCGGTTCTACCGGACACACCGGCAGACGCTTCCCAATCGGCAAACAGGTGGGCGGCTAACCGCCCCGCCCCCCAACCGGCGGGGATCATCCACAATACCCACCAACCGCTTGAACGAAACAATGCCAACCGCTACGGACAGCGGGAGGAACCCAAGCAGATGCAAAAAGGAGAAGGCGATGACCAATCCGCTTTTCGGGATGCTCCCCTCTGGAAACCACACGTGAAAAAGCACATGGGAACACCACCCACGCCAGAAGGAGCGCACCCAGAACCCCAGCAACAAGGAAAACATCAGCCATAGCCCCCATCGCAACCAAAACGGCGAAGCGACGATCGCCGCTGTGCACACGCCCACCAATTGGCCGTATTGGATCAGCTGTTGGCCGTTGCGAAGAAAGGATTTGATGATTGCTTCCGCAAGGACATGAGCGGCTGTCCGCTGCCGAAATATCCTGCCGGAACGCGGGAACAGCCACGGCTTTTTTTTGACCCAATAGGAAGGTCGGTTCAACGTGCCCGACTTGCCTAAAATAAACGAAACCCACTTCATCCGCTGAGTTTGTTCATACCCGATATCCTGAAGCCAGGTTCCCCGCTGCCGGATGCGCATACGCACCAAAAACATCCAGCATCCAAACAGCATCACGGCCACTGTGAACCATACGGCCGGATTGTCACCCCCGCCATATCCGACTGCGACAAATCCGATCCCTGCCGCCAGGAAGAACAACACCGTCCATACCCGTTTCAGGAAAGGGCGTTCCATCACGGCCAATCTCCTTTTGACGAGGGTCACACACGCTTTGGCTTGCCAGATCCACATCCACCAAGCGGCAACTGCCGGAAAGGAAAGATCCATCTTATACCGGAGCAGCGGCCACAACAGCACTGCGATCCACAAACTTTCCAACGCTTGCTTCATCCATGCAAAAAGAAGGCCGGTGCGAAGAAAACGCCTCATCCACTCCGACCGTTGCAGCAAAAACAACTGATCAGCCGGTTCGACGTACAATCGCAACGACCCCAGCCAAACCAACAGGAAAGCCATACCCACCAGGAATACAGGCGACAAGGGGCGCAGCCAGACCGGTTCTTCTTTCCACCAGGAGAGGTAACGATCGATGAGGATCGCCAAACCGGGGACGATCAGGTACAACGCCACCGTCCAATCAATGACGGTTCGCCATACCTGGTACTGAAACCGGCAGTCCGACCACCATCTTCGGAAAAACCATTTTTGCGGAGACATCGGTTGCACCTCCTGGAGTGTCAAAACCACCCGCTCTTCAATCAACCTTTCTTGGTTCCGGGAAGCTTGCTCTCGGTAGATGGCAGGAAGACGTATCCCAGGCTGACGTAAAGAAATCGAAGCAATCCATCAACGAAGCTTTCTCACGCCCCATCCTTGACCGTAGCTCCGCCAACGTGCCACGTGCCACACATCGCCCTCCTGAAAGCAGAAGAAACGAATCACAGATCTTTTCCGCCGTATCCAACACATGCGTCGACAACAGCACGGCTGCCCCGCGCTTGCGCTCTTCCATCAACAATTGCAGCAGCTCCCTGGTCGCCCGCGGGTCCAAACCGATAAAAGGCTCATCCACGATATAGAGATCGGGTTGCAACAGAAATCCCACGATCAGCATCACCTTTTGCTGCATCCCTTTGGAAAAGCTCCGTGGAAGATGATGCTTCTCGTTCGTCAATTGAAACCGTTCCAACAACGTTTCGGCTTGCCTTTCAAATTCCTGACGCGGTATCTCACAGGCGGAAGCCGCC harbors:
- a CDS encoding ABC transporter permease, with translation MSPQKWFFRRWWSDCRFQYQVWRTVIDWTVALYLIVPGLAILIDRYLSWWKEEPVWLRPLSPVFLVGMAFLLVWLGSLRLYVEPADQLFLLQRSEWMRRFLRTGLLFAWMKQALESLWIAVLLWPLLRYKMDLSFPAVAAWWMWIWQAKACVTLVKRRLAVMERPFLKRVWTVLFFLAAGIGFVAVGYGGGDNPAVWFTVAVMLFGCWMFLVRMRIRQRGTWLQDIGYEQTQRMKWVSFILGKSGTLNRPSYWVKKKPWLFPRSGRIFRQRTAAHVLAEAIIKSFLRNGQQLIQYGQLVGVCTAAIVASPFWLRWGLWLMFSLLLGFWVRSFWRGWCSHVLFHVWFPEGSIPKSGLVIAFSFLHLLGFLPLSVAVGIVSFKRLVGIVDDPRRLGGGAVSRPPVCRLGSVCRCVR
- a CDS encoding ABC transporter ATP-binding protein, producing MEVLQVDLRRAGYGQAQAVVRDISFSLKSGEMMGLIGPNGAGKSTTIKAILGLLKNVDGRVSLTGPRQRYSYVPEHPVLYDDLTVWEHLELAASACEIPRQEFERQAETLLERFQLTNEKHHLPRSFSKGMQQKVMLIVGFLLQPDLYIVDEPFIGLDPRATRELLQLLMEERKRGAAVLLSTHVLDTAEKICDSFLLLSGGRCVARGTLAELRSRMGREKASLMDCFDFFTSAWDTSSCHLPRASFPEPRKVD